Proteins from a single region of Stappia sp. ES.058:
- a CDS encoding TRAP transporter substrate-binding protein: MSLKSLLRVCALATATVASAGSAFAATEWTMASGYPESSFFTQNIRKFIEAVEERTNGELKIDLRSNDSLIKLDNIKRAVQSGQIPIGEIRMGVYGNEQEMFNLDNIPGVVPTFEKSWKLMEAQKPFYDKWFGRHGMQVLTYVAWPGQGFFTKEPITSLDDIKDVRLRIYSQQTQIMGKELGAIAIILPFAEVPQAFATGMIDALWTSAQSGTDVQVWDYLDVFTYTGTMHNKNAIIVNQRALRALPDDVRQIVIEEGEKATARGWEMAKAASDEREQVLKDHGMTINQAPQDILDRIDEIGKEMVADWVTRASDEEKAVYEDYQASLK, encoded by the coding sequence ATGTCCCTGAAGTCTCTACTTCGCGTGTGCGCCCTGGCGACGGCCACGGTCGCGTCTGCCGGCTCGGCGTTCGCCGCCACCGAGTGGACGATGGCCTCAGGCTATCCGGAGAGCAGCTTCTTCACCCAGAACATCCGCAAGTTCATCGAGGCCGTGGAAGAGCGGACCAATGGCGAGCTCAAGATCGACCTGCGGTCCAACGACAGCCTCATCAAGCTCGACAACATCAAGCGGGCGGTGCAGTCCGGGCAGATACCGATCGGCGAGATCCGCATGGGCGTCTACGGCAACGAACAGGAGATGTTCAACCTCGACAACATCCCGGGCGTGGTGCCAACCTTCGAGAAGTCCTGGAAGCTGATGGAGGCCCAGAAGCCCTTCTATGACAAGTGGTTCGGCCGGCACGGCATGCAGGTGCTCACCTATGTGGCGTGGCCCGGCCAGGGCTTCTTCACCAAGGAGCCGATCACCTCGCTCGACGACATCAAGGACGTGCGCCTGCGCATCTACTCCCAGCAAACCCAGATCATGGGCAAGGAGCTTGGCGCGATTGCGATCATCCTACCGTTCGCGGAGGTGCCGCAGGCCTTCGCCACGGGCATGATCGACGCCCTGTGGACCAGCGCGCAGTCCGGCACCGACGTGCAGGTCTGGGACTATCTCGACGTCTTCACGTACACCGGCACGATGCACAACAAGAACGCCATCATCGTCAACCAGCGCGCCCTGCGCGCGCTTCCCGACGACGTTCGCCAGATCGTGATCGAGGAAGGCGAGAAGGCAACGGCCCGTGGCTGGGAGATGGCCAAAGCAGCCAGCGACGAGCGCGAGCAGGTGCTCAAGGATCACGGCATGACCATCAATCAGGCACCCCAGGACATCCTCGATCGGATTGACGAGATCGGCAAGGAGATGGTCGCGGACTGGGTGACCCGGGCCAGCGACGAGGAAAAGGCCGTCTACGAAGACTACCAAGCGTCGCTGAAGTAA
- a CDS encoding FadR/GntR family transcriptional regulator, with the protein MLGRRESLSSQLKKQLLQKIDDKVYLPGQRIPSESDLCAEFGVSRTVVREAVASLRADGVLKSRQGIGVFVDDAPRLLPFEISPIPDDAVQDILQILELRLSVELEASAMAAERRSDAQLGQIREALERIRAEGSGQSGPMDFDFHLSIARATNNPYFEKFLTFLGPQIIPRLRINAIGSKAHSGAYNEKLQEEHGAILEAIEKQDPSAARDAMRRHLSGSLMRYRQSAA; encoded by the coding sequence ATGCTCGGGAGACGGGAAAGCCTTTCATCGCAGCTCAAGAAGCAGCTTCTGCAGAAGATCGACGACAAGGTTTATCTTCCGGGCCAGCGCATTCCCTCCGAAAGCGACCTGTGCGCGGAGTTCGGCGTAAGCCGGACCGTGGTTCGCGAGGCGGTGGCCTCCCTTCGGGCGGATGGCGTACTGAAGTCGCGGCAGGGCATCGGCGTCTTCGTCGACGACGCGCCGCGCCTGCTCCCATTCGAGATTTCACCCATTCCCGACGACGCCGTGCAGGACATCCTGCAGATCCTGGAGCTGCGCCTGAGCGTGGAACTCGAGGCGTCCGCGATGGCCGCGGAACGCCGCAGCGACGCGCAGCTCGGTCAAATCAGGGAGGCGCTGGAGCGGATCCGGGCGGAGGGCAGCGGACAGAGCGGGCCGATGGATTTCGACTTCCACCTCTCCATCGCCCGTGCGACAAACAATCCCTATTTCGAGAAATTCCTGACTTTCCTGGGACCGCAGATCATTCCCCGCCTGCGCATCAACGCGATCGGCTCCAAGGCCCACTCTGGCGCCTACAATGAGAAGCTGCAGGAGGAACACGGGGCCATTCTCGAAGCCATTGAGAAACAGGATCCGAGCGCCGCCCGCGACGCCATGCGCAGGCATCTTTCCGGCAGCCTCATGCGCTACCGTCAGTCGGCGGCCTGA
- a CDS encoding aminotransferase class I/II-fold pyridoxal phosphate-dependent enzyme, translating to MNYEAERARRIKLSPAMAVSIRARELRAGGADIIDLSVGEPDFDTPAHVLDAAAAAMRAGQTHYTAADGTPELKDAIIGKFARENGLTFTRQEISAGNGAKQVIFNALMATLAPGDEILVPAPYWVSYTDMALLLGAMPSVVECPIEDGFKLTPEKLEISLTPATRWLFLNSPGNPSGAAYTRAELEALGEVLVRYPRVLILSDEIYEHIRHDGAEAPSFLTACPHLRERTVIVNGVSKAYAMTGWRIGYAAGPADLIKVMAKIQSQSTSNPCSISQAAAIAALTGPQDFITTAGAEYTARRDLVIEALSGIEGLRLRKPEGAFYAFAECKGLIDKHTPTGRALSNDAEVAEYLLEAAGVATVPGAAFGLSPCFRLSFAAARPLLASACSRIADAVAALEVGR from the coding sequence ATGAACTATGAAGCCGAACGCGCAAGGCGCATCAAGCTCTCCCCGGCAATGGCCGTTTCGATTCGCGCGCGCGAACTGCGGGCCGGAGGCGCCGATATCATCGACCTCAGTGTCGGCGAGCCGGATTTCGACACACCGGCGCATGTCCTGGATGCTGCGGCAGCGGCGATGCGGGCAGGCCAGACCCACTACACCGCCGCCGACGGAACGCCGGAGCTCAAAGACGCGATCATCGGGAAATTCGCGCGAGAGAACGGCCTGACATTCACCCGTCAGGAAATCTCGGCCGGAAACGGCGCCAAGCAGGTCATCTTCAATGCCTTGATGGCAACGCTCGCACCCGGTGACGAGATTCTGGTTCCCGCTCCCTACTGGGTATCCTACACGGACATGGCGCTTCTCCTGGGCGCCATGCCCAGCGTGGTGGAATGCCCGATCGAGGACGGCTTCAAGCTGACGCCCGAGAAACTCGAGATCTCACTCACCCCGGCAACCCGCTGGCTGTTCCTCAATTCACCCGGCAACCCGTCTGGCGCGGCCTATACCCGGGCCGAACTGGAAGCTCTGGGCGAGGTGCTGGTCAGATATCCCAGGGTCCTGATCCTCTCCGACGAGATCTACGAGCACATCCGGCATGATGGCGCGGAGGCTCCCTCGTTCCTCACGGCATGCCCGCATCTGCGCGAACGCACCGTGATCGTCAACGGGGTGTCCAAGGCGTATGCGATGACCGGCTGGCGGATCGGTTACGCGGCCGGGCCGGCAGACCTCATCAAGGTCATGGCCAAGATCCAGTCGCAGAGCACGTCCAACCCCTGCTCGATCTCGCAGGCGGCCGCCATCGCCGCGCTGACCGGCCCGCAGGACTTCATCACAACCGCTGGCGCCGAGTACACCGCACGCCGAGACCTGGTGATCGAGGCTCTTTCGGGGATCGAGGGGCTGCGACTGCGCAAGCCCGAGGGCGCATTCTACGCATTCGCCGAGTGCAAGGGGCTCATCGACAAGCACACCCCCACGGGCAGGGCCCTGTCGAACGACGCGGAAGTGGCCGAGTACCTGCTGGAAGCAGCGGGCGTCGCGACCGTTCCCGGGGCCGCCTTCGGGCTGTCTCCCTGCTTCCGCCTGTCCTTCGCGGCAGCCCGGCCACTGCTCGCCTCGGCCTGCAGCCGCATCGCGGACGCGGTCGCCGCACTGGAGGTCGGTCGATGA
- a CDS encoding RidA family protein, which produces MTPYDRLRELGLELPPVRKAAGAYVPGLLAGNLLFLSGRGGAHADSTVASGRVGETTTTEEAHVHARSAGLQLLAAAHAELGDLGRVQAVVKLLGMVNAVPGYREHPKVIDGCSELFLHVLGEAGRHARSAVGVGSLPHDMTVEVEAILLVDT; this is translated from the coding sequence ATGACCCCTTACGACAGACTGCGGGAGCTGGGTCTCGAGCTCCCGCCCGTCCGCAAGGCGGCGGGGGCTTATGTTCCCGGGCTCCTTGCCGGAAACCTTCTCTTCCTGTCCGGGCGCGGCGGTGCCCATGCGGACAGTACCGTCGCCTCGGGGCGCGTGGGCGAAACGACCACGACCGAGGAGGCGCATGTCCACGCTCGCTCCGCCGGCTTGCAGCTTCTTGCCGCCGCCCACGCGGAGCTCGGCGATCTCGGTCGCGTGCAGGCCGTGGTGAAACTGCTCGGTATGGTGAACGCGGTGCCCGGCTACCGCGAGCATCCCAAGGTGATCGACGGCTGTTCGGAGCTGTTCCTGCACGTGCTTGGAGAGGCCGGCCGGCACGCGCGCAGCGCTGTCGGCGTCGGCTCCCTTCCCCACGACATGACGGTCGAGGTCGAGGCGATCCTGCTCGTCGATACCTGA